From Rhodovastum atsumiense, a single genomic window includes:
- a CDS encoding peptidase domain-containing ABC transporter, which yields MIGSLLDFAGRKRLPLVLQTEAAECGLACLAMVTSYYGHRIDLNTLRRRHPVSLKGVTLRGLIQVATHMDLTCRPLRFEIEQLRLLRLPAIVHWDMNHFVVLKAVTGRNVVVHDPASGERRMSLVEASKHLTGVALELSPTEKFIRQDERRRLPFSVFWAQMRGLGHPLVQVLVLSVILEALVIASPFYMQIVLDEVVARGDADLLTVLALGFGLLTLISVTATALRSHLVLVVQNAVHFQIGARLFHHLLRLPLTWFEKRHVGDIMSRFGSIEPIRNLLAEGLITALLDGVMAIATLTMMCIYAPKLAAVVVCALVLYTALRLGLFRMFRMRSETAIQAHAQEDSTFIETVRAAQSLKLFNRESEREGQWLNRFADVINANVRLGRAQITFKTLNTLIFGIEAIVTIYIAARLVLGNALTVGMVFAFISYKTHFSQKTIELVERAIDFRLLGLHLERLADIALHPLERGHDQPLAYMREIRGGIELRNVSFRYAESEPFVLENINFSVEAGRFVTITGPSGGGKTTLIKIMLGLIEPSSGEVLIDGVPLTTMGVKCYREQVAAVMQDDQLLSGSVADNICFFDPDFDQERMIRCAELAAIHDEIMAMPMAYNSLIGDMGSSLSGGQKQRVLLARALYRQPKILFLDEGTAHLDVAKEKVINENLRRLEITRINVAHRPDIASGADLVLRVENNRIQSG from the coding sequence GTGATCGGCTCGCTGCTGGATTTCGCCGGGCGCAAGCGCCTTCCCCTGGTGCTGCAGACCGAGGCCGCGGAATGCGGTCTCGCCTGTCTGGCCATGGTCACGTCCTATTACGGGCACCGCATCGACCTGAACACGCTGCGCCGGCGCCATCCGGTGTCGCTGAAAGGCGTGACGCTGCGCGGCCTGATCCAGGTGGCGACCCACATGGACCTGACCTGCCGGCCGCTGCGCTTCGAAATCGAGCAGCTCAGGCTGTTGCGCCTGCCGGCCATCGTCCACTGGGACATGAACCACTTCGTGGTGCTCAAGGCGGTCACCGGCCGCAACGTGGTAGTACACGACCCCGCCAGCGGCGAGCGCCGGATGTCGCTGGTGGAGGCCTCCAAGCACCTGACCGGCGTTGCGCTGGAGCTCTCCCCCACCGAGAAATTCATCCGCCAGGACGAACGCCGGCGGCTGCCCTTCTCGGTGTTCTGGGCCCAGATGCGCGGGCTCGGCCATCCGCTGGTGCAGGTGCTGGTGCTCTCGGTCATCCTGGAAGCGCTGGTGATCGCGAGCCCGTTCTACATGCAGATCGTGCTGGACGAGGTGGTCGCACGCGGGGACGCGGACCTGCTGACGGTGCTGGCGCTTGGCTTCGGGCTGCTGACCCTGATCTCGGTGACCGCCACGGCGCTGCGCTCGCACCTGGTGCTCGTGGTGCAGAACGCCGTGCATTTCCAGATCGGCGCCCGGTTGTTCCACCATCTGCTGCGCCTGCCGCTGACCTGGTTCGAGAAGCGGCATGTCGGTGACATCATGTCGCGCTTCGGCTCGATCGAGCCGATCCGCAACCTGCTGGCCGAAGGATTGATCACCGCCCTGCTCGACGGGGTGATGGCGATCGCGACGCTGACGATGATGTGCATCTATGCCCCGAAGCTGGCGGCCGTCGTCGTCTGCGCCCTGGTGCTCTACACCGCGCTGCGGCTCGGCCTGTTCCGCATGTTCCGCATGCGCAGCGAGACCGCGATCCAGGCCCACGCGCAGGAGGATTCCACCTTCATCGAGACGGTGCGGGCGGCGCAGAGCCTGAAGCTGTTCAACCGCGAGAGCGAGCGCGAGGGCCAGTGGCTGAACCGCTTCGCCGATGTGATCAATGCCAATGTCCGGCTCGGCCGCGCGCAGATCACCTTCAAGACCCTGAACACGCTGATCTTCGGCATCGAGGCCATCGTCACGATCTATATCGCCGCCCGGCTGGTGCTGGGGAACGCGCTGACCGTCGGCATGGTCTTCGCCTTCATCAGCTACAAGACCCATTTCAGCCAGAAGACCATCGAGCTGGTCGAACGGGCGATCGACTTCCGGCTGCTCGGCCTGCACCTGGAGCGGCTGGCCGACATCGCCCTGCATCCGCTCGAACGTGGCCACGACCAGCCGCTGGCCTATATGCGCGAGATCCGCGGCGGCATCGAGCTGCGCAACGTGTCGTTCCGCTACGCCGAAAGCGAGCCCTTCGTGCTCGAGAACATCAACTTCAGCGTGGAAGCAGGCCGGTTCGTGACCATCACCGGCCCTTCCGGCGGCGGCAAGACCACCCTGATCAAGATCATGCTCGGCCTGATCGAGCCGAGCAGCGGCGAGGTGCTGATCGACGGCGTGCCGCTCACCACCATGGGCGTGAAATGCTACCGCGAACAGGTGGCCGCGGTGATGCAGGACGACCAGTTGCTCTCCGGGTCGGTCGCCGACAATATCTGCTTCTTCGACCCCGATTTCGACCAGGAGCGAATGATCCGCTGCGCCGAACTCGCTGCGATCCACGACGAGATCATGGCCATGCCGATGGCCTATAACAGCCTGATCGGCGACATGGGCAGTTCACTCTCCGGCGGGCAGAAGCAGCGGGTGCTGCTGGCGCGCGCGCTGTACCGCCAGCCGAAGATCCTGTTCCTCGACGAGGGCACCGCGCATCTGGACGTGGCGAAGGAAAAGGTGATCAACGAGAATCTGCGCCGGCTGGAAATCACCCGCATCAACGTCGCCCACCGGCCCGACATCGCCAGCGGCGCCGACCTGGTGCTGCGCGTCGAGAACAACCGGATCCAGAGCGGCTGA
- a CDS encoding aldose epimerase family protein — MRTHTMAKPGSFGAALLLALVLSPTQSPAQGTYVELRREAFQKQVDGLQTDLFTIRNPAGMVVKITNYGAKIEQILVPDRDGRLGDVVAGYDSIDAVMAGQPSMGAFIGRVANRIAKGRFTLDGQQYQVTINNPPNSLHGGTKGSRLLVFEARQLAPNAVEMTHVFKDGEEGYPGTLPVRVVYAVTDDNQLVLSWQAVAADKKTIANFTGHTFFNLSGVPGSSILDHVVTLNADRVLDIDETLIPTGKLRDVAGSPMDFRQPKPLGRDIDQPYDLLKAGNGYDSTWVVNKPEGQLGFDARVLDPKSGRIMEVWSTEPSLQLFSGNNLEAKAPRDQGKGGVLYPFRSSFAMEPAHYPDSVNHPEFPSTVLNPGQWYVGQIVYKFSTSR, encoded by the coding sequence ATGCGCACGCATACCATGGCGAAACCAGGCTCCTTCGGTGCGGCATTGCTGCTGGCCCTGGTCCTTTCCCCAACGCAATCCCCCGCCCAGGGCACCTATGTGGAACTCCGGCGCGAGGCCTTCCAGAAGCAGGTCGATGGGCTGCAGACCGATCTCTTCACCATCCGCAACCCGGCGGGAATGGTGGTGAAGATCACCAATTATGGCGCCAAGATCGAACAGATCCTCGTGCCCGACCGTGACGGGCGGCTCGGCGACGTGGTCGCCGGCTACGACTCGATCGACGCGGTGATGGCCGGCCAGCCCTCGATGGGCGCTTTCATCGGCCGGGTCGCCAACCGCATCGCCAAGGGGCGCTTCACTCTCGACGGGCAACAATATCAGGTCACCATCAACAACCCGCCCAACTCCCTGCATGGTGGCACCAAGGGGTCCCGTCTGCTGGTCTTCGAGGCTCGTCAGCTCGCCCCCAACGCGGTCGAGATGACCCATGTCTTCAAGGACGGCGAGGAAGGCTATCCCGGCACCCTGCCGGTGCGCGTGGTCTACGCCGTGACCGACGACAACCAGCTGGTGCTGAGCTGGCAGGCGGTGGCGGCCGATAAGAAGACCATCGCCAATTTCACCGGGCACACCTTCTTCAACCTCTCCGGCGTGCCCGGCAGTTCGATCCTTGATCACGTGGTGACGTTGAATGCGGACCGCGTGCTGGACATCGACGAGACCCTGATCCCCACCGGCAAGCTGCGTGACGTGGCCGGCTCGCCGATGGATTTCCGCCAGCCCAAGCCGCTGGGGCGCGACATCGACCAGCCCTATGACCTGCTGAAGGCCGGCAACGGCTATGACAGCACCTGGGTGGTGAACAAGCCCGAAGGCCAGCTCGGCTTCGATGCGCGGGTGCTTGACCCGAAATCCGGCCGTATCATGGAAGTCTGGTCGACCGAGCCCAGCCTGCAACTGTTCTCCGGCAACAATCTCGAGGCCAAGGCGCCGCGCGACCAGGGCAAGGGTGGCGTGCTTTACCCGTTCCGCAGCTCCTTCGCCATGGAACCGGCCCACTACCCGGATTCGGTGAACCACCCGGAATTTCCCTCGACCGTGCTGAACCCGGGGCAATGGTACGTCGGACAGATCGTCTATAAATTCTCGACCAGCCGGTAA
- the metZ gene encoding O-succinylhomoserine sulfhydrylase yields MSSTPHYRPATLLVQGGIERTQYAETAEALFLTSGFVYDDADQAEATFNGTTDHYQYSRFGNPTVTMFEERLARIEGAEACRATATGMAAVNAALLAGLKAGDRVVASRALFGSCHWIVSTLLPRFGIATEFVDCADLEQWRAALSRPAALVLLESPSNPMLEIVDLRAVSALAHAAGALVVVDNVFATPLLQKPLALGADVVVYSCTKHIDGQGRVLGGAVLGSRKWIEEVLSPFIRNTGPVISPFNAWLLLKGLETLALRVEAGCRNAAAIADFLATRPGVTRVWYPARTDHPQHALAMAQASAGGTMVTFEVAGGKEGAFRVLNGLRLVRVSNNLGDAKSLATHPATTTHMRIGPEERERLGITDGVIRLSVGLEDVEDLKEDLARALDGLASRATA; encoded by the coding sequence ATGTCCAGCACCCCCCATTATCGTCCCGCCACCCTGCTGGTGCAGGGCGGCATCGAACGTACCCAGTACGCCGAGACCGCCGAGGCGTTGTTCCTGACCTCAGGCTTCGTCTACGACGATGCCGACCAGGCGGAAGCCACGTTCAACGGCACCACCGACCACTACCAGTATTCCCGTTTCGGCAATCCCACCGTCACGATGTTCGAGGAGCGGCTGGCCCGGATCGAGGGGGCCGAGGCCTGCCGCGCCACCGCGACCGGCATGGCCGCGGTGAACGCCGCGCTGCTGGCCGGGCTGAAGGCGGGTGATCGCGTGGTCGCCTCGCGGGCGCTGTTCGGCTCCTGCCACTGGATCGTCTCCACGCTGCTGCCGCGCTTCGGCATCGCCACCGAGTTCGTCGATTGCGCCGACCTGGAGCAGTGGCGGGCGGCGCTGTCCCGACCGGCCGCCCTGGTGCTGCTGGAATCCCCGTCCAACCCGATGCTGGAGATCGTCGACCTGCGCGCCGTCTCCGCGCTGGCGCATGCCGCCGGGGCGCTCGTGGTGGTCGACAACGTGTTCGCGACCCCGCTGCTGCAGAAGCCGCTCGCCCTCGGCGCCGACGTGGTGGTGTATTCCTGTACCAAGCATATCGACGGCCAGGGCCGTGTGCTCGGCGGTGCCGTGCTCGGCAGCCGCAAATGGATCGAGGAGGTGCTGTCCCCCTTCATCCGCAACACCGGCCCGGTGATCTCGCCATTCAATGCCTGGCTGCTGCTGAAGGGGCTGGAGACGCTGGCCCTGCGCGTCGAGGCCGGCTGCCGCAATGCCGCGGCGATCGCCGATTTCCTGGCGACCCGGCCGGGGGTGACGCGGGTCTGGTACCCCGCCCGCACCGATCATCCGCAGCATGCGCTGGCGATGGCGCAGGCCTCCGCCGGCGGCACCATGGTGACCTTCGAGGTCGCCGGCGGCAAGGAAGGCGCGTTCCGGGTGCTGAACGGGCTGCGGCTGGTGCGGGTTTCCAACAATCTCGGCGATGCAAAGTCGCTGGCGACACATCCGGCCACCACCACGCATATGCGCATCGGCCCCGAGGAGCGGGAGCGGCTGGGCATCACCGACGGCGTCATCCGGCTGTCGGTGGGGCTCGAGGATGTCGAGGACCTGAAGGAGGACCTCGCCCGGGCGCTCGACGGACTTGCCAGCCGCGCGACGGCCTGA
- the apaG gene encoding Co2+/Mg2+ efflux protein ApaG, translating into MSVDYSQTTREIRVDVRSFYLADQSRPEEGRFMWAYRIRIHNLGRETVQLLRRTWHITDAHGRTQTVNGAGVIGQQPVLEPGETFEYTSGTPLETPSGFMVGAYHMVVPDSGEAFDVAIPAFSLDSPHQDGRVH; encoded by the coding sequence ATGAGTGTGGACTACAGCCAGACCACGCGGGAGATCCGCGTCGACGTGCGGTCATTCTATCTCGCCGACCAGTCGCGGCCGGAGGAGGGGCGGTTCATGTGGGCCTACCGCATCCGCATCCACAATCTCGGGCGCGAGACGGTGCAGTTGCTCCGGCGCACCTGGCACATCACCGACGCGCACGGGCGCACCCAGACCGTGAACGGTGCCGGCGTGATCGGCCAGCAGCCGGTGCTCGAGCCCGGCGAGACCTTCGAATACACCTCCGGCACGCCGCTGGAGACGCCGTCCGGCTTCATGGTCGGCGCTTATCACATGGTCGTGCCGGACAGCGGCGAGGCATTCGACGTGGCCATCCCTGCCTTCAGCCTGGACAGCCCGCACCAGGACGGCCGGGTTCACTGA
- the folE gene encoding GTP cyclohydrolase I FolE, whose protein sequence is MSVSTKRPTREEAEAAVRTLLLWAGEDPQREGLLGTPDRVVRSYEEFFEGYRIDPVALLERTFEETDGYDEIVLLRDIRLESYCEHHMVPIIGRAHVAYLPHRRVVGISKLARVVDAYAKRLQIQEKMTAQIANTINEVLQPRGVAVIIEAQHQCMTTRGVHKPGVSMVTSRMLGAFREDASTRRELLAMIGRSPAGSID, encoded by the coding sequence ATGTCCGTGAGCACGAAGCGCCCCACGCGGGAAGAAGCCGAGGCGGCGGTCCGCACGCTGCTGCTGTGGGCCGGCGAAGATCCGCAGCGCGAAGGATTGCTCGGCACCCCCGACCGGGTGGTGCGCTCCTACGAGGAGTTCTTCGAAGGTTACCGGATCGATCCGGTGGCCCTGCTTGAGCGCACCTTCGAGGAAACCGACGGCTACGACGAGATCGTGCTGCTCCGTGACATCCGGCTGGAGAGTTATTGCGAGCATCACATGGTGCCGATCATCGGCCGTGCGCACGTGGCCTACCTGCCGCATCGCCGCGTCGTCGGCATCAGCAAGCTCGCCCGCGTGGTGGATGCCTATGCCAAGCGGCTGCAGATCCAGGAAAAGATGACCGCGCAGATCGCCAACACCATCAACGAGGTGCTGCAGCCGCGCGGAGTGGCCGTCATCATCGAGGCGCAGCACCAGTGCATGACCACGCGTGGCGTCCACAAGCCGGGCGTGTCGATGGTGACCAGCCGGATGCTCGGCGCCTTCCGCGAGGACGCCAGCACGCGGCGGGAATTGCTGGCGATGATCGGTCGTTCCCCGGCCGGCAGCATCGACTGA
- a CDS encoding inositol monophosphatase family protein — MTALERRLDTAIRIAEQAAALALSMRPPPGAATAATLKSAQNWLTEADGATEAFVAKALAEAFPEDGFQGEETGKGREGRLRWVLDPIDGTSNFARGADRWCVSLGLIEDHTALLGVLVAPALRETFAARQGNGATLNGRPIRAAATTELTRAMIECGWSPRRPNDRYWKLVSDVMGAGAMMRSGGSGAMGLADVAAGRLDAYVELHINLWDVAAVLAILAEAGAHVSPFLEGDGMERGNKIIAAAPGIAGELAGVVGFESWKV, encoded by the coding sequence ATGACGGCACTCGAACGACGACTGGACACGGCCATTCGCATCGCGGAACAGGCGGCCGCGCTGGCACTCAGCATGCGCCCGCCCCCAGGGGCCGCCACCGCCGCGACGCTCAAGAGCGCCCAGAACTGGCTGACCGAGGCCGACGGCGCCACCGAGGCTTTCGTTGCGAAGGCGCTTGCCGAAGCCTTCCCGGAGGACGGGTTCCAGGGTGAGGAAACCGGCAAAGGCCGCGAGGGACGGTTGCGCTGGGTGCTCGATCCGATCGACGGCACCTCCAATTTTGCCCGCGGTGCCGATCGCTGGTGCGTCTCGCTCGGGTTGATCGAGGATCATACCGCCCTGCTCGGGGTGCTGGTGGCACCGGCCCTGCGCGAAACCTTCGCTGCCCGGCAAGGCAACGGCGCCACGCTGAACGGCCGGCCGATCCGGGCCGCCGCCACCACCGAACTCACCCGCGCCATGATCGAATGCGGCTGGTCGCCGCGCCGGCCGAACGATCGCTACTGGAAACTGGTCAGCGACGTGATGGGCGCGGGGGCGATGATGCGCTCCGGCGGATCAGGGGCGATGGGGCTTGCCGACGTCGCTGCCGGGCGACTCGATGCCTATGTGGAACTGCACATCAATCTGTGGGACGTGGCCGCCGTACTGGCGATCCTGGCCGAGGCCGGTGCCCATGTCTCGCCGTTCCTGGAAGGGGACGGCATGGAACGCGGCAACAAGATCATCGCTGCCGCGCCGGGGATTGCGGGGGAACTGGCCGGCGTTGTGGGGTTTGAAAGCTGGAAAGTCTAA
- a CDS encoding carbohydrate ABC transporter permease, translating into MSTTFSLPPLAGTGRAVSATGGMGWRGTRWLEITGAWLLGILWVLPLLYAAWTAFHPAAYATRFDPFAPLTLHNLELAWNAAPFARYLVNTVLLVTLVLVAQFVLCTPAAFAFARLNFPGRDTLFAIVLLQLMIMPDVLLVGNYRTLAQLGLVDSILAIALPYLGSAFGIFLLRQTFRTVPQELDDAARLEGCSLLGRLWRVYVPLAKPTYIAYGLVSVSYHWNNFLWPLVITNSVGTRPLTVGLSVFASTDQGIDWSIITAATLMTSAPLLVAFLLFQRQFVQSFMRAGIR; encoded by the coding sequence ATGAGCACCACGTTCTCCCTGCCGCCACTTGCCGGCACGGGACGGGCGGTGTCCGCGACCGGGGGAATGGGATGGCGCGGCACGCGGTGGCTTGAGATCACCGGCGCCTGGCTGCTCGGCATTCTCTGGGTGCTGCCGTTGCTTTACGCGGCCTGGACCGCCTTCCATCCGGCCGCCTACGCCACCCGCTTCGATCCGTTCGCGCCGCTGACGCTGCACAACCTGGAACTTGCCTGGAACGCGGCCCCCTTCGCGCGCTACCTGGTCAATACCGTGCTGCTGGTCACGCTGGTCCTGGTTGCGCAGTTCGTGCTGTGCACGCCCGCCGCCTTTGCCTTCGCGCGCCTGAATTTCCCCGGGCGGGACACGCTGTTCGCGATCGTGCTGCTGCAACTGATGATCATGCCGGACGTGTTGCTGGTAGGAAATTACCGCACCCTGGCACAGCTCGGGCTGGTCGATTCCATCCTGGCGATCGCGCTCCCTTATCTCGGCTCGGCCTTCGGCATCTTCCTGCTGCGCCAGACCTTCCGCACCGTGCCGCAGGAGCTCGACGACGCCGCGCGGCTGGAAGGCTGCTCATTGCTCGGGCGGCTCTGGCGGGTCTACGTGCCCCTGGCGAAGCCGACCTATATCGCCTACGGCCTGGTGTCTGTCAGCTATCACTGGAACAACTTCCTCTGGCCGCTGGTTATCACCAATTCGGTCGGTACCCGTCCCTTGACGGTGGGGCTGTCGGTGTTCGCCTCCACCGACCAGGGCATCGACTGGTCGATCATCACCGCCGCGACGCTGATGACATCGGCGCCGTTGCTGGTTGCCTTCCTGCTGTTCCAGAGGCAATTCGTGCAAAGCTTCATGCGCGCGGGGATCCGATGA
- a CDS encoding carbohydrate ABC transporter permease gives MKRETLHAWLLVLPALVLLVGFTHWPALTTILDSLHTTPRGSRPSVFVGLENYADLLDDPVFLQALWNNTIYAAVTIPASVVIALVMALAVNQALPGRPLLRMAYFTPTILPMIAVANIWLFFYTPDYGLFDRVLGLFGGGRHNWLGDRDTALPAMILVAVWKEAGFFMIFYLAALQSMPPDLKEAAALEGSSRWNFFRRVTLPLLMPTTLFVLVNAVVNAFRMVDHVVVMTRGGPDNATTLLLYYIYEAGFRFWDTAMAAALTTVLLAILATLAALQFGLLGRRVHYR, from the coding sequence ATGAAGCGTGAAACCCTCCACGCCTGGCTGCTGGTCCTGCCGGCCCTGGTGCTGCTGGTCGGCTTCACCCATTGGCCGGCCCTGACCACGATCCTCGACAGCCTCCACACCACGCCTCGCGGCAGCCGCCCGTCGGTCTTCGTCGGGCTGGAGAACTACGCCGACCTGCTCGACGATCCGGTGTTCCTCCAGGCATTGTGGAACAACACGATCTACGCCGCCGTCACCATCCCTGCCTCCGTGGTGATTGCCCTGGTCATGGCGCTGGCCGTGAACCAGGCGCTGCCGGGCCGGCCGTTGCTGCGCATGGCCTATTTCACCCCGACCATCCTGCCGATGATCGCGGTGGCCAATATCTGGTTATTCTTCTACACGCCCGATTACGGCCTGTTCGACCGCGTGCTCGGGCTGTTCGGCGGTGGTCGCCATAACTGGCTCGGCGACCGCGACACCGCGCTGCCTGCCATGATCCTTGTCGCGGTCTGGAAGGAAGCCGGGTTCTTCATGATCTTCTACCTCGCGGCGCTGCAGTCCATGCCGCCCGACCTGAAGGAGGCCGCCGCGCTGGAAGGCAGCTCGCGCTGGAATTTCTTCCGCCGCGTCACCCTGCCGTTGCTGATGCCCACCACCCTGTTCGTGCTGGTCAATGCCGTGGTCAACGCCTTCCGCATGGTGGACCATGTGGTGGTGATGACGCGCGGCGGCCCGGACAACGCCACTACCCTGCTGCTGTATTACATCTACGAAGCCGGCTTCCGCTTCTGGGACACCGCCATGGCGGCCGCCCTCACCACGGTCCTGCTCGCTATCCTCGCCACCCTGGCCGCCCTGCAGTTCGGCCTGCTCGGCCGGCGGGTGCATTACCGATGA
- a CDS encoding ABC transporter substrate-binding protein: MIRRRTLLAASAATLGAPAILRAQTVTELSFYYPIAVGGPIPAVIDGYCQDFQKQSGIAVKPVYAGNYAETMTKAVTALRAGGGPQLAVLLAAEMHSLQDLGVLVSLDEIGLDTEAKRWLAGFYPAFMANSRAQGKTWSVPFQRSTAIQYYNKTAFEEAGLDPNAYPRTWAELAAAATKLTKRDASGRVTRWGIKLASDLGNAQWTFGALAHQAGHRLMNEAGTEVYFNHPRAIEALTYWRAFAFERHATPEGLSAWPQLSPDFLAGNTAIIQHTTGNLTNLRTNATFPFGVAGLPGKDGPRTVVGGGNLYFFKAASPAERTAALRFARFLTAPERAADWSIRTGYIASSPAAYETPAMKQYVADYPPADIARSFLPVATGELSTFENQRVYKALTDQIQACLNGAKTPAQAMAEAQAEADRILRPFRRA, encoded by the coding sequence ATGATCCGCCGCCGTACGCTGCTTGCTGCGTCCGCCGCGACGCTGGGTGCGCCCGCCATCCTGCGGGCGCAGACCGTGACCGAGCTGTCGTTCTACTACCCGATTGCCGTGGGTGGCCCGATCCCCGCGGTGATCGACGGCTATTGCCAGGACTTCCAGAAGCAGAGCGGCATCGCCGTGAAGCCCGTCTATGCCGGCAACTATGCCGAGACCATGACCAAGGCGGTCACGGCCCTGCGCGCCGGCGGCGGTCCGCAGCTCGCCGTGCTGCTGGCGGCGGAGATGCACAGCCTGCAGGATCTCGGCGTGCTGGTCAGCCTCGACGAGATCGGCCTGGATACCGAGGCAAAGCGCTGGCTTGCCGGTTTCTATCCCGCCTTCATGGCCAACAGCCGGGCCCAGGGGAAGACCTGGTCGGTGCCGTTCCAGCGCTCGACGGCGATCCAGTACTACAACAAGACCGCGTTCGAGGAAGCCGGGCTCGACCCCAACGCCTATCCGCGCACCTGGGCCGAACTGGCGGCGGCGGCGACGAAGCTGACGAAGCGCGACGCCTCCGGCCGCGTGACGCGCTGGGGCATCAAGCTCGCTTCCGATCTTGGCAATGCGCAATGGACCTTCGGCGCGCTGGCGCACCAGGCCGGCCATCGCCTGATGAACGAGGCCGGCACCGAGGTCTATTTCAACCATCCCCGGGCGATCGAGGCGCTGACGTACTGGCGCGCCTTCGCCTTCGAGCGTCATGCGACGCCCGAGGGCCTCTCCGCCTGGCCGCAGCTCTCGCCCGACTTCCTTGCCGGCAACACGGCGATCATCCAGCACACAACTGGCAACCTGACCAACCTGCGCACCAACGCGACCTTCCCCTTCGGGGTCGCCGGCCTGCCGGGCAAGGACGGCCCGCGCACCGTGGTGGGTGGCGGCAACCTGTATTTTTTCAAGGCGGCGAGCCCGGCCGAGCGCACCGCGGCGCTGCGCTTCGCCCGCTTCCTGACTGCCCCCGAGCGGGCGGCCGACTGGTCAATCCGCACCGGCTACATCGCCAGCAGCCCGGCGGCGTATGAGACGCCGGCGATGAAGCAATACGTTGCCGATTATCCCCCGGCCGACATCGCCCGCAGCTTCCTGCCGGTTGCCACCGGGGAACTCTCCACCTTCGAGAACCAGCGCGTGTACAAGGCCCTCACCGACCAGATCCAGGCCTGCCTGAACGGGGCTAAAACGCCGGCGCAGGCGATGGCCGAGGCTCAGGCCGAAGCCGACCGCATCCTCCGGCCGTTCCGGCGTGCCTAG
- a CDS encoding ABC transporter substrate-binding protein has product MSLTRRTLLALPLAAPAITRAQGVTEIEFYFPVAVGGPITKIVDRYAADFMAAHPDIRVKPIYAGSYVDTLAKAMTAVKAGQGPALAVTLAVDAHSLVDNELIVPLDTLATSVEDRAWLNSFYPAFLRNGQIGGHVWGVPFQRSTIVMYWNKDVFREAGLDPDHAPANWEEMTAFARKTTKREGDRVTRWGIQVPATGFPYWLYQAFAIQAGAELANAAGNRVNYNAPACVEALQYWIDLTRKYGVHPDGIVDWATTPRDFLEGRVAMIWHTTGNLTNIRGNARFPFGVAMLPAHKRRGSPTGGGNFHLFKGASPAQTAASLRFVKWMTSPTRAAQWGIDTGYVATRPDAWTTPEMRAYVADFPAAAVARDQLEYAVPELSTHDNQRVTQVLNDELQAALLGRKSPKQALDDAQANATRLLRPYAR; this is encoded by the coding sequence ATGTCCCTCACGCGCCGTACCTTGCTCGCCCTCCCGCTCGCGGCCCCCGCGATCACCAGGGCACAAGGCGTGACCGAGATCGAGTTCTATTTCCCGGTCGCGGTCGGTGGCCCGATCACGAAGATCGTCGATCGCTACGCCGCCGATTTCATGGCCGCCCATCCGGACATCCGGGTGAAGCCGATCTATGCCGGCAGCTACGTGGACACGCTCGCCAAGGCGATGACGGCGGTGAAGGCGGGGCAGGGGCCGGCGCTGGCGGTCACGCTGGCGGTGGATGCGCACTCGCTGGTGGACAACGAGCTGATCGTGCCGCTGGACACGCTCGCCACCAGCGTGGAGGACCGCGCCTGGCTCAACAGCTTCTATCCCGCCTTCCTGCGCAATGGCCAGATCGGTGGCCATGTCTGGGGCGTGCCGTTCCAGCGCTCCACCATCGTCATGTATTGGAACAAGGACGTGTTCCGCGAGGCCGGGCTCGATCCGGATCATGCACCGGCGAACTGGGAGGAGATGACGGCCTTCGCGCGCAAGACCACGAAGCGTGAAGGCGACCGCGTGACCCGCTGGGGCATCCAGGTGCCCGCCACCGGCTTTCCCTACTGGCTCTACCAGGCCTTCGCCATCCAGGCCGGTGCCGAGCTTGCGAACGCGGCCGGGAACCGGGTGAACTACAACGCCCCGGCCTGCGTCGAGGCGCTGCAGTACTGGATCGACCTGACGCGCAAATACGGCGTGCATCCCGACGGCATCGTGGACTGGGCCACCACGCCGCGCGACTTCCTGGAAGGCAGGGTCGCGATGATCTGGCACACCACGGGCAACCTGACCAATATCCGCGGCAATGCGCGTTTCCCGTTCGGGGTGGCGATGCTGCCCGCGCACAAGCGCCGCGGCAGCCCGACCGGTGGCGGCAATTTCCATCTGTTCAAGGGCGCCTCGCCAGCACAGACGGCGGCGAGCCTGCGCTTCGTGAAATGGATGACCTCGCCTACGCGCGCGGCGCAATGGGGCATCGATACCGGCTATGTGGCGACCCGGCCCGATGCCTGGACCACGCCGGAAATGCGGGCCTATGTTGCCGACTTCCCCGCCGCCGCGGTCGCGCGCGACCAGCTGGAATACGCCGTGCCCGAGCTGTCCACGCACGACAACCAGCGCGTGACCCAGGTGCTGAACGACGAGTTGCAGGCGGCCCTGCTCGGCCGCAAGTCGCCGAAGCAGGCGCTCGACGACGCGCAGGCCAATGCCACGCGCCTGCTGCGCCCCTATGCCCGTTGA